The region GGGCTGCAGCAGGTGCTGGACACCCCGTTGGGGGGACCACTGGCGGCCCTGCCACTCAGCGCCTTAACGCCGGATCGCCGCTTGCATGAGCTCAGCTTTGATTTGCCGGTGCGTCACGCCCGCACGGATGACCTCGTCGAGGCGTTTCGACTGGATCCAGAGGCTCGCTTTGGCCGCGATTACATCGATCAGCTCAGCAGCCTGCAGGTGAACAGCCGCGGTTTTCTGACCGGATCGATTGACCTGGTGTTCAGCGATGCTGCCGATCCCCTGCAGGCTCGCTGGTGGGTGGCGGACTGGAAAAGCAACTGGATCGGTGAACGCGGCGAGCCCGGCTCCCCCAGCTGCTGCGGCCCACGCCACTACGACCAGGTGGCGATGGAGGAGCAGATGCGGCATCACCACTACCCCCTGCAGGCCCATCTGTATCTGGTGGCTCTGCACCGGCACCTGCAGTGGCGACTGCCCGGCTATGTGCCGGAGCGTCATCTCGGCGGTTATGTCTATGTCTTTCTGCGGGGAATGCCCGGTCTGAGCATTGGCAGCTCCGGAGAAACAGGGCCAGGACGCATCGTGGAGCCGGCACCATTGCGACGGGTCCTGGCCCTCGATCGGATGCTGCGGCAGGTGGCGGTATGAGCAGCAGCTGGTCTCCGGCCTTTGCCACAGCGGTCCACGCTGCCCTGGTGCGCCGTTGTCCGCCGGCTGAAGGGGGAGCTGCTCTGGCTGAGCTCAGCCAGGCCCTAGTGGATGCGCTGGAGCGGGGTGAGCTGGATCTGCCGCTCACGCCGGACCGGGTTGCGGTGGTTCAAGCCAGTGGCTGGTTGGAGGGTGACGACTCGCCGCTGCTGCAACGGGGCGAGCGGATCGGCTGGCGGCGCTGGCTGGAAGCCATGTATGGGGTGGTGGAGCAGCTGCTAGAGCGACAGCCGCCATCCCTGCCTACCCCTCAGGAGGCCCCAGAGCCCCCGAGCACGCTCAATCCCGAGCAACAGGCTGCGGTGTTGGCCATGGATGGTGCCGCCGTGGTGCTGCTCAGCGGTGGCCCGGGCACGGGCAAGACCAGCACGGTGGTGGAGCTGCTGCGGCGGGCGAGCCAGCGCCATCCCACAGTGCGCATCGGGTTGGCGGCACCCACCGGTAAAGCAGCGCGTCGGTTGGGGGATGCCGTTCGGCCTGGGTTGAACGAGCTGCCCTGTTTCACGCTGCATCGCTGGCTGGAGGCCGCCGGGGATGGGTTCCGTCGCCATCGTCAGCGACCGCTGGAGCTTGATCTGCTGGTGGTTGATGAGATGTCGATGGTGGATCTGGAGTTGATGAGCGCCCTGCTGGAGGCGTTGCCGGATGCGTGCCGGTTGTTGTTGGTCGGTGACCCGGCGCAGTTGCCTCCGGTGGGGAGTGGTGCGGTCTGGCAACGGTTGCAGGATCCCGCCGTGCGTGAGCGCTTTGGTTCTGCAGCAGTTCATCTGGTGCACACTTACCGCAACCGCGGTGCCTTGGCGGCGTTGGCCACGACCCTGCGTCAGCAGGGGATCGAGGCGTTCAGGCGGAATCTGGAGCAGCTGCCTGCAACGGCCAACGTTCAGCACCAGCGGGCCAGTCTGCGGCGGCTGCCGCCATCGGTGCGGGATGGCTGGCGGGACCGCCATCAGCGCCTCTCAGCCCTGGCGACGGGGTTGGTTGAGATGCCGGAGTCTGAGCTGAACGACGCCGCGGATCAGTTGCTGCTGGAACTGGAGAAGGATTTGCTGCTCTGCCCTCGCCGGCGTGGACCCTGGAGCCTTGAGGACGTGCACCGATCGCTCTTGGGTGGAGGGGGCTGGATGGCCCCGTTGCATTGGCCGGAGGGGGTACCGGTGATCTGTGGCGGCAATCAGCCGGAGCTGGGGCTCGCCAATGGCGATCTCGGCGTCAAGCTGGGAACCGGCGAGCAGAGTCGGGTGCTGTTCCGCGTGATGGCAGCGGATGGGCAGGCGCAGATCCGTCGGCTGCATCCAGCTCGGTTGACGTCCCTGGAGCCGGCTCTGGCGCTCACGATTCATCGGGCCCAGGGCAGCGAGGCTGACCGGGTCACCGTGCTGTGGCCACCGCTGCAGGAGGACAACATCGCCTACGACAGCTGTCTTCTCTACACAGCCATCACGAGGGCCCATGGCAGCCTGGATTTGATCACTGCTGTCGATCGCTGATGCGGGTTGAACGGCCCTGGGGCTGGTACGAAGACCTGCTGGCCGCTCCCGGTTACAAGGTGAAGCGACTGCTGATTCACCGTGGTCGGCAATTGTCACTCCAGCGTCACCGCCACCGCAGTGAGAGCTGGACGGTGGTCGCCGGAGATGGTGCCCTGCTGTGTGGTGAACGCTGGCTGGAGGCCGAGGCCGGCGTGATGCTCACCATTCCCTGTGGTGCATTGCATCGCGCCCGCAGTGACCAATCTGACCTGGTCATGCTCGAGGTCCAACACGGCAACGATTTGCGGGAAGACGACATCGAACGCCTGCAGGATGATTACGGACGGGTGATAAGTTGAAGACCAACCTTTGAAGCGTAGGCAACACAACCAGAGAGCGATTTTCAGTCGCCGGGAGGTTGTGAGCCTGATTTCAGAGATCAATCAGGCCAGGGCCTACAACCATGAATGACCAACAGCTCGGGGAGACCCCGTGCACCGTCGATCTGTCCGCATCTGCCCTGACTGAGCAGGCCACTGCAGAGCAGGCGTCTCCTGAAGTCTTCACCACAACGATCGACGCCCAGCAACCGGAATCGGGATTCGATGGGTTCGGATTCAGTGAGGCATTGCTGAAGACTCTGGCTGATAAGGGCTACAGCGAGCCTTCACCGATTCAGAAGGCGGCCTTCCCAGAATTGATGCTGGGGCGTGACCTGGTGGGCCAGGCCCAGACCGGCACCGGAAAAACGGCGGCCTTCGCGTTGCCGTTGCTCGAACGGCTCGCCAGTGGCCAGAAAACCCCGCAGGCCCTCGTGCTGGCACCCACCCGCGAACTGGCCATGCAGGTGGCTGATTCGTTCAAGGCCTATTCCGCTGGGCATCCGCACCTGAAGGTGCTGGCGATTTACGGGGGCACCGACTTCCGTTCTCAGATCAACACCCTGCGCCGAGGCGTGGATGTTGTGGTGGGAACACCGGGCCGGGTGATGGATCACATGCGGCAGGGCACCTTGGACACCTCCGGCCTACGCAGCCTGGTGCTGGATGAAGCCGATGAAATGCTGCGGATGGGCTTCATCGACGATGTCGAATGGATCCTGGAGCAACTGCCGCAGGAACGGCAGGTGGTGCTGTTCTCCGCGACCATGCCACCGGAGATCCGTCGGCTGTCGAAGCGCTATTTAAAGGATCCAGCCGAGGTCACGATCCGCACCAAGGATCAGGAAGGCAAACGGATTCGCCAGCGTTCGATCACCGTGCCGATGCCCCACAAGCTGGAGGCTCTGCAGCGGGTGCTCGATGCCTGCGGTGGTGAAGGGGTGATCATTTTCGCCCGCACCAAGGCCATCACCCTCACCGTGGCGGAGACGCTTGAGGCGGGCGGGCATCAGGTGGCCGTGCTCAACGGTGATGTGCCGCAGAACCAGCGTGAGCGGACGGTGGAACGGCTGCGCAGTGGCTCCGTTGACATCCTTGTGGCCACCGATGTGGCCGCTCGAGGCCTGGATGTGGATCGCATCGGGTTGGTGATCAACTACGACATGCCGTTCGATAGCGAGGCCTACGTCCATCGCATCGGCCGCACCGGCCGGGCCGGTCGCACGGGGGAGGCTGTGCTGTTTGTCACCCCGCGCGAGCGACGCTTCATCAACAACCTTGAGCGGGCAACCGGCCAGCCGATCGAGGCGATGGAGGTCCCAGGCAACTCCGCGATTAACCAGGGTCGACTCGATCGTTTGCACAAACGCCTCAGCGAAGCAGCCCACAACGAGCGGCCCTATGAGGAAGAAGCGGCGCTGCTGAAAGAGCTGTTGCAACGCATCGGCACGGAACTGGAGCTCAGCCCTGAGCAACTGGCCTACGCCGCCCTCAGCATGGCCATCGGCCCAGACCCTTTGCTGCGCCAGAAGGGCGACGACGAGTGGATTCACAACAACCAGCGCCGCGATCGTGATCGAGGCGGCGAACGGAGAGAGCGCCGCTCCGATCGTCCGGCCCGTGCCCCGGAGGAGAACATGCAGCGCTATCGAGTCGAGGTTGGGCACCGTGATCGCGTCAAGCCCGGCAACCTCGTCGGGGCCATCGCCGGAGAAACCGGTCTGCAGGGCCGTGCGATCGGCCGGATTCAGATTTTCGACAACCACAGCTTTGTGGATTTGCCTAAAGGCATGCCGGAGGATGTCTTTAACAGCTTGCGGCGGCTTCGGGTGATGAACCGGGAGCTGCAGATCACTCAGGCGTTGTGATCGCCGCCGTTGTCCTTGCCGTGATCGTCAAGGTGGCAACTGCCCCGGCCGCGGCTGAAGAGAACACCATCCGCCGCTTTTGCATGGCTGCCTTTGAAGCAGCCATGGCCAACGCTGGGTTGACCCCTCCTGAGGGGATGGGCACGTTCACCTGCGATTGTTTTCTCGAACAGGTGTCCCAAGGTGCGGATCTGAACGAGGCCCGTGAGACCTGTAAAACAGAGGCAGCCCGGCGGTTCCCGCTCGACTCCTGATCAGCAGACGCTCACATCGGGCATCAGCATCTCCAGATCCATTGGTGTTCGCTCCATCAGGGCAATGAGCTCCATTTGAACCTCAGGGAGGCTACTGGTCATAAGCGTTGTGAGCAGAGCGCAGCGATCGGTTGAACAGAGCTCACCGTCGTCCGTCCAGTGCAGTGCTTGCAGATGCAGTCCATCCATACCCCTCCTTTTGTTGTGATCTCATGACAATGGGCTGCCCCGGCTGTCCGTCGTGAACTCTTTCGATTTCCTTCCGCTTCCTGTGTTGTTTCGTGCGACTCCCCTGTAACGTCATCACGTTCAGGCTTGACCCCCGGCTTTCTCCGAGCTTCGGAACCGGTTCATGCACCCGAGCACATCCAACGGTTCCACGCTCCATGACCATCTACATCGGCAATCTCTCGTTCCAGGCGGAGCAGGAGCATCTGTTCGATCTCTTCAGTGAATACGGCGAAGTCAAGAACTGCAGCCTGCCCCTGGATCGAGAGACCGGACGCAAGCGCGGCTTCGCGTTTGTCGAGATGGTCAACGACGAAGACGAACAGAAAGCCATCGACGACCTTCAGGAGGTTGAGTGGATGGGCCGCATGATCCGCGTCAGCAAGGCCACGCCTCGTGAGCGTTCAGGCGGACCGCGCGGTGGTGGTGGCGGCGGTTATCGCGGCTGAGCGAACTTCAGAGCAGCGTTCCGACACGCTCAAGATCGATCTCCGGCAGGGGTCAGCGATGTGTGCTGATCCCTGTTGTTTTGTTTGTTGTGGTCCCGTTGTCAGGCCTTCAGGAGCTTCAGAACCATGACGGATCGAACCATCTTCACAAGGTCTTTCCCCCTGGTTCGGTTGCTGCGTCATCTGGCGCCCCAGCGCCGTCTTGTGATCACGGCGGTGATCTGTTCGCTGCTCAACAAGCTCTTTGACCTCGCTCCTCCGGCCTTGATCGGCTTGGCTGTGGATGTGGTGGTGCGTGGTCAGCAGTCCCTGCTGGCGAGATTCGGTATCCAGAGCGTCTCCCAACAGCTGTGGGTGCTGGCGCTGCTCACCTTTGTGATCTGGGCGGCGGAGTCCCTGTTCGAGTACTTGTACGACGTTCTCTGGCGCAACCTGGCCCAGACGACGCAACATCGCCTGCGGCTGGAGGCCTACGACCACCTCCAACAGCTGGAGTTGGCTTTTTTCGAGCAGGACAGCAGCGGCCGTCTGATGGCGGTGCTGAACGATGACATCAATCAGATGGAACGCTTTCTCGATCGCGGTGCCAACCAGATCCTGCAACTGATCACCACGGTGCTGGTCGTGGGCATCGGCATGGCCGTGGTGGCTCCTGAGGTGGCCCTGTTCGCCTATCTGCCGATCCCCGTCATCCTGCTGGGGTCGCTGCGGTTTCAACGGCAACTGGCCCCCCGTTATCGCGAGGTGCGAGCCCGCGCCGGTGATCTCGCCTCACGCCTGGCCAACAACCTCGGCGGCATGCTCACGATCAAGAGCTTCACCGCCGAGCCGCTGGAATTGCAACGGCTTGAAGCGGAAAGCCTTGCCTACCTGGAGAGCAACGGTCGGGCGATCCGCCTGTCGGCGGCCTTCATCCCACTGATCCGTTTTGCCATCCTCTTCGCCTTCGTGGCCATCCTGCTGGTGGGTGGTTTCCAGGCTCTAAATGGTCAGTTGGCTGTGGGCACCTACAGCGTTCTGGTGTTCATCACCCAGCGGCTGCTCTGGCCGCTCACGGCCCTCGGCCGCACGCTTGATGAGTACCAGCGGTCCATGGCCTCCACCCAGCGGGTGTTGGATCTGATCGACACCCCGGTCACGATCCGCAGCGGCCAAACCCCGCTGGACCGACGGCTGGTGCGTGGGGAGATTCGCTTTGAGCAGGTGGATTTCGCCTACCCGGGGCGGGCTTCTCTGTTGCAGGGCTTCGATCTGATGGTGCCGTCCGGGGCAACGGTTGGCATCGTTGGGTCCACTGGCTCCGGCAAGAGCACGGTGGTGAAACTCCTGCTGCGCCTCTATGAGCGTCAGGGGGGGCGAATCCTTCTGGACGGTCGTCCGATCGAACAGCTGCAGCTTCGGGATCTGCGGGGTGCGATCGCGCTGGTGAGTCAGGACGTCTACCTCTTTCACGGCAAGGTGGCTGAGAACATCGCCTATGGCGTTGCCAACCCTGATCCTTTGGCCATCGAGCAGGCTGCCCGTCTGGCGGAGGCCGCTGGTTTCATCGAAGCGCTGCCGGATCGCTACGACACCCTTGTTGGCGAGCGTGGCCAACGCCTCTCCGGTGGCCAGCGTCAGCGCATCGCTCTGGCCCGGGCGATCCTCAAGGACGCCCCGGTGCTGGTGCTGGATGAGGCCACGGCCGCCGTCGACAACGACACCGAAGCGGCGATTCAACGCTCACTGGACCAGATCACCCGAAACCGCACCACCGTGGTGATCGCCCATCGGCTGAGCACGGTGCGCCACGCCGATCGGATTGTGGTGATGGAGCAGGGACGGATTGTGGAACAGGGTCGCCATGACGAGCTGCTGGCCCACGGGGGTGTTTACGCCAATCTCTGGCAGGTGCAAGCCGGCGAACGGCTTATCGCTTCCTGAAGCAGGTGTTGTAGGAGGCGCATCGGCTGACCATGCTGGGGTCGCCAATCGGCCCGACTGTCATGGCCATGCAGGCCTCCATCGGCCAGGTGATGCATCACCCCCTCGGCGTGTTTTCGCTGCTGGTGGCGATCAGTGCGGCGGTGCCGCCCCTCATCCGCCGGATCGGTTTGCCCGACCTGGTGGGGCTGCTGGTTGCCGGCGTTGTGGTGGGACCGCACGCCCTCAACTGGGTGGACAGCGGCAGTGAAACGGTGCGGTTGCTCTCCGATCTGGGGGCGGTGTACCTGCTGTTCACCATGGGGCTGGAAATTGATCTGGAGGAGTTCAACCGGGTCAAACGCCGCTCCTTCATCTATGGCCTGCTGATTCTTCTGATCGGTGTCGGCACCGGCGTCAGCATCGGCCTGTTGGCTGGGTTCGCCTCCGTCTCCTGCCTGTTGCTGGGGGCCTTGATGGCCACCCACACGCCGCTGGGCTATCCGATCGTGCGCAGTTATGGCGCTCAGAAGGATGAATCGGTGGTGGTGAGTGTCGGCAGCACGATCTTCACCGACATCGTGGCGCTGCTGCTGCTGGCGGTGGGCCTGGGCCTCGGCCAAGGGGATCTCAGCGGTATGGGCCTGGGCCTGCTGCTGCTGAGGATCGGCCTGTTCGCTGTGCTGGTGGTGGTGGGTATCCGCTGGCTGGGGCGACGGCTGGTGCTGCGGGGCATCAATGACGAGAACCGCATGGTGCTGGCGGTGCTGGTGGCGCTGTTTCTGGCGTCCCTCGGGGCCGAGTTGGCGGGGGTGGAAAAAATTGTCGGTGCCTTCCTGGCCGGCCTGGCCGTGAATTCGGTCCTGCCGGAGGGGCGGGTGAAGGAGCAGGTGATCTTTGTGGGTGGTGTGCTGTTCATCCCGATCTTCTTCATCGATCTGGGTCTGCTGCTTGATGTGGGCAGCCTCGGGGCCAGCCTCAGCAATTACCAGTTCACCGGCCTGATGCTGGTGGGGGCCATCGGCGGCAAGGGTCTGGCCTCCTGGATCAGCGGCGCACTGTTCGGCTACCGCCGCCCGCAGATCCTGATGATGTGGTCACTGACCATGCCCAAGGTGGCAGCGACCCTGGCCACAGCCTTCATCGGCTTCCAGGCGGGGCTGCTCAATCAGACGGTGCTCAACGCTGTGCTGGCGGTGATGGTGGTGACGGCCACCCTCGGGCCGATCCTGACGGAGCGTTCGGTCACCCGTCTGAACGAGGCGCGTCAGGGCACGCTTCCCGCCAGCTTCGGGGAGGAGGTTTCCGCGTTGGAGGGGGTCAGCGAAGTGGTGCAACGGCCACTAAGGATCGTGGTGCCCGTGGCGAATCCCAGCAATGAGCAGGGGCTGATCACCATGGCCTCAAGATTGCTGCGGGGCTCGGCCGGTGGCGACGGTCTGTTGCTGCCCCTGGCGATGGTGAACCCAAGTTTGGAGGAGGTGCGCGGCGGTCTTAACCGTGCGGTGGCGGCGGCCCGCTCACGGTTGAGGGTGGCGGAGTCGATCGGAGCCGACCTGCAGGTGCCCACCCGCACGCTGTTGCGGCTGGATGAGGACGTGGCCGGTGGCATGAGCCGCACGGCGCTGGAACAGGCAGCGGATCTGCTGCTGATCGGTGCCGGCCGCCAGGACCAGCTGCGGGCCTGGTTGATGGGCGACATTGTTGATGGCGTGTGTAGAACGGCCCACTGCCCTGTGGTGGTGGTGAACCTTGGCCGTCAAGCCGATGCGGCGATGCATCGCATCCTGGTGCCGATCAAGGATCTCTCCGCCAGTGCCCGTGAACAGGTGGAATTGGCCTTGCGGGTGATCAACAGTGCGCCGGAGAACCAACGCACCCGGATCACGCTGCTGCACGTGCATGATCCCCGCTTCAGCGGATCGGATCGGTTGTGGATGGAGGAACAGTTGATTCGTTGGCGGCCGGCCGGGATCCCTGCTGATCGCTTCCATATCGTGATTGTGCGGGGGCCGGGTATCGATGGGTCCATTCATCGCCTCAGCCGCGACCACGATCTGGTGATCCTTCGCACCCAACGCCGGCGTGTCGCCGGACTGCCGATTCCCGGCAGCGATCGCACCAGCAAGTTGATCAGTCAGTTGCCCTGCGCGTCGATGGTGATCAGCGATCCGCTGGTCTGATCTGTCGCGTTGGAGGGGAACCCCCCAACGGTAGTGCGGTTAAGAACGCATCAAGACGGGATTAGCGTGACGGTATGGCCGCGCTGTTCTCCAATTTGCGCCATCGCCCGCTTTGGCAGGTGTGCGGCTTGGGCCTGGCCGTTGGATTGCTGGTGTCGGTTCCGTTGGCTCGGCGTCATCCCCTGGCCGGTTGGTGGGGCCTTGGCATCGGCGACGTGGTGGTGCTGGGGCAGGACGCTGGTGGCAGCAACACCGACACGATCTTCACGTTGAAGGTGAAGCCCGGCAGCACGCGCATCACACAGATTCCCCGCGATAGCTACATCAACCCTGATGGATTCGGGGCGATGAAGATCAATGGATTGCTGAGGCGCGGTGGACCAGAGGCGGTGGAGCGGGAGCTGACGCGGCTGATGAACCGGCCGGTGCGTCATCACGTGGTGGTGTCGCTTCAGACGTTGCCGTTGCTGGCCAATCTGGTGGGCGGCATTGAAGTCGACGTGCCCAAACGGCTGTACTACGTGGATCGCAGCCAGGATCTGGTGATTGACCTGCAGCCTGGGCGTCAGGTGTTGAGCAGCAAGGCGTTGGAGGGATTTCTACGTTGGCGTAACGACGGATATGGCGATTTCGGACGTCTGGAACGACAGCAACTGGGGTTGAAGGGTTTGGCAAATCGTTTGCGGCAGCCGCAGAATCTTTTGAAGCTGCCGCTGTTGCTGGGCGTCGTGCGCACGCAGGTGCAAACCGATCTCAACCCGGTTCAGATGGCTGGTCTTGCCGCGGGATTAATCAGCACTGATCTCGATGCGCATCGGTTGGAAGCGCGACCCTTCAGCCGCGGTGGCATCAGTTACCTTGAAACCACCTGGCCGAATTGATCAAACCAACAGGTTGAGCGAGCGCACCACCCGGCCGCAGAGGTCATTCACCTTCTCCCAGCGGTCTTCGTTGACGCTGGTGGCTAGGGTGTAGAGGCGCCCCCGGTCAACCACCACCGTCGCCAGTTCGTGGCGGTCGCGGTCTTCCAGGTGCACTGCATATTCAAGGTCGTAGAAGGTGTGACCATTCACCTCACGCTCCTGGGCTTCCACCAGCTCGGCGGTGCGTCCGCTGCCGGCGGTGGCGATCACCTCACGACGTAGCCGCTCTCCCACCGCAACAGCGCTGCCAAGTTCGCTGAGGTCGTTGTTCTCATCCACCTTGTTCACCATCAGACTCACGGTCTCATCGCTGTGGATCAGGTCGTGAAACACCACCCGCGGCCCATTGCTCACCTGCACCTGGGTCCAACCGGTGGGATAGAGGAAGGCGAAGCGGCCATCGGGGCTCTGATACGACTGCAGCCCTGCGGTTGGTCCAGCCGCACAGGCTCCCAGGGCCATCGCCAGGACCCCGCAGACGAGCAGGCGGGAGAGGGAGCGGAGCAGCTGCATCAAAACCGGAGCAGATCGATGCATTCTGCCTAGAGTCCGGGCCATAGGCGGCAGACCCCTGAGCGGCTTCACAAGACCGTTGGCCCGGCTGATCGATCAGTTCGAGCGGTTGCCAGGGATTGGCCCGCGCACGGCGCAACGGCTTGCCTTGCATTTGCTGAACCAGCCTGAGGAGCAGATCCGCCAGTTTGCTGATTCCCTGCTGGAGGCCCGCACCCAGGTGGGGCAATGCAAGACCTGCTTTCATCTGTCGGCCGATCCGGAATGCGAGATCTGCCGCAACCTGGAGCGCCGCAACGGTTTGATCTGTGTGGTGGCCGATTCCCGAGACCTGCTGGCCCTAGAGCGCACCCGTGAATTCCAAGGCAGATATCACGTTCTTGGTGGCTTGATCTCGCCGATGGATGGCATCGGCCCGGAGCTGCTCAATGTGACCCCGCTGGTGGCAAGGATTAACCAGGAAGACATCACGGAGGTGATCTTGGCGCTGACCCCCAGCGTGGAGGGGGACACCACCAGTCTTTACCTGGCTCGCTTGCTCAAGCCGTTTTGTTCCGTGAGCCGTATCGCCTACGGCCTGCCGATGGGCAGTGAGCTGGAGTATGCCGACGAGGTCACCCTGAGCAGGGCACTGGAAGGCCGGCGCCCGGTGGAATGACCTTTTAAGCTGTATCACCCGTCACTTTCTGTAGAAAGTGCGGCGTTGCAGGCAACATCGTCAGGATTCCGTGATGTTTGAATCGCCGGCGACATCGCTCCGGGCGGGTGCACCCTCCCAGGTTGCCGGCACCACCACCCCCAGCTGACGTCCGTCCCGCCAGAATTATGTGAAGGAGGTGTGGCATGAGCAAATACAGCACCATTGCCCCGACGGAACGACTGCCTGAATGGCTGCGGCGACCGATCGGCGATGCATCAGCTCTCGAGCGGGTGCAGGGAGTGGTCAAGCAGAACCGCTTACACACCATCTGCGAAGAGGGGCGCTGCCCCAACCGTGGTGAGTGTTACGCAGCTGGTACTGCCACGTTTTTGCTGGGTGGTTCCATCTGCACCCGCAGCTGTGCCTTCTGCCAAGTGGAGAAGGGCCAGGCACCCATGGCGGTGGATCCTGCTGAAGCGCAACGGGTGGCTGATGCGGTGGAGGCGATGCAGCTGCGTTATGTGGTGCTGACGGCCGTCGCCCGTGATGACCTGGCTGATCACGGTGCAGCCCTGTTCACCACAACGATGGAGGCGATCCGCGCCCGCAATCCGCTGATTGCCATCGAGGTGCTGACGCCGGATTTCTGGGGCGGCCATCCCGACCCACAACAGGCTGTTGCCGCGCAGCGTGAGCGGTTGGCCACCGTGCTCGCGGCTGAACCCGTGTGCTTCAACCACAACCTGGAAACCGTCCAACGCCTGCAAGGTGAGGTGCGGCGCGGTGCCACCTACAAACGATCCCTCGGGCTGCTGGCGGCGTGCCGGGGGCTGGCTCCAGCGATTCCCACCAAATCAGGGTTGATGCTGGGCCTTGGGGAAAGCCGTGAAGAGGTGATTGCTGCGATGCGGGATCTGCGGGACGTGGATTGTCAGCGCCTCACCCTCGGCCAGTACCTGCGTCCGTCCTTGGCTCACCTTCCAGTGGATCGCTACTGGACGCCGGAGGAGTTTGATGAGCTCGGTGCCGTGGCCCGCGATCTCGGGTTTGCCCAGGTGCGCAGTGGTCCGCTGGTGCGCAGCAGCTATCACGCTGCCGACTGACGCCAGCTCCGCAGGCTCCGCTCCAGCACCTGCTCCACCGAACCACTCATCAGCGCACCGGCGCCACCCCACACCAGTCGCAACGGCAGATCCCACAGGGCTGCTGCCACATCCCGCTCCAGCTGAAAGCCCCGTTGGCGGAAATAACGCACCAGCCTGCGGTGCTGGCGTTCGTCATCGCGGATCGCCAGCAGCCGGGCTCTGCGGCAGGGGGTTGCCTCCAGGGCCCAGGCCATGGTGGCGGCCCAGACCAGATCGCCCACCCCTGCAGGGCTTTGGGGAACCACCTGCATCGTGTCCAGCTGCAGGCCGTTGCTCGTTCCGTAGCCCCAGCCTTTCATCTCCCCCAGCAGATGCGCTGTGCCATTCGCCCCTGGGCAGGCCACCACCAACCTCAGGCTCCAGAGCCCCAGCGGACGGCCTACCTGCAGCCGCAGCAGCAGGCCCCGCTCGCGGGCTTGCAACTCGAGCCGCTCAAGGATGGACGGTGATGGTTCGGTGTTCATCGATGGCTCACGCGGCGCACGGCATGGAAAGGCAAGGGACCGTAGAGATGGGGGAAGAGTTCACCGGTGGGAATCGCGTCGGCCCGTAGGGGGGCAGACATCAGAGCCGGGTCGATCTCCAGCAACAGCACTTCACCGGCATCGGCATAGAAGCGGTCATAGGTTGCATCGAGCTGTTCGCGCCAGGAGCAGTGGATGAAGCCCACCTGCTCGAGCATCAGTCCGCGGGTGGAGACGCGGTACTCCCCATCGTTCTGGGCCTGACGCCAATCCGAGGCGAGGGCCAGATGAAATAAGGATTGATCCGTTGGAACAGCGATGGCGTCGGCCGGGAAAAGGTGCTGTTGACCGCCTGGATCCCAGGGATCGGCGCGCTGCATCAATCGCTCAAAAGCAGGCGCCTGCAGGAAGCGGTTCAGCCAACCGCGCAATGGCTCCAGCTCAGGGTCGGCATCGAATCCCTGAGGATCAGCGATCCACCACTGGCGCACGAACGGCCACAGGGCTGCATCGGCCAGGCCCATCCGTTCACCGGCCAGCCAGCCTGCTGCTCGGA is a window of Synechococcus sp. A15-24 DNA encoding:
- a CDS encoding AAA family ATPase, with product MSSSWSPAFATAVHAALVRRCPPAEGGAALAELSQALVDALERGELDLPLTPDRVAVVQASGWLEGDDSPLLQRGERIGWRRWLEAMYGVVEQLLERQPPSLPTPQEAPEPPSTLNPEQQAAVLAMDGAAVVLLSGGPGTGKTSTVVELLRRASQRHPTVRIGLAAPTGKAARRLGDAVRPGLNELPCFTLHRWLEAAGDGFRRHRQRPLELDLLVVDEMSMVDLELMSALLEALPDACRLLLVGDPAQLPPVGSGAVWQRLQDPAVRERFGSAAVHLVHTYRNRGALAALATTLRQQGIEAFRRNLEQLPATANVQHQRASLRRLPPSVRDGWRDRHQRLSALATGLVEMPESELNDAADQLLLELEKDLLLCPRRRGPWSLEDVHRSLLGGGGWMAPLHWPEGVPVICGGNQPELGLANGDLGVKLGTGEQSRVLFRVMAADGQAQIRRLHPARLTSLEPALALTIHRAQGSEADRVTVLWPPLQEDNIAYDSCLLYTAITRAHGSLDLITAVDR
- a CDS encoding phosphomannose isomerase type II C-terminal cupin domain, with product MRVERPWGWYEDLLAAPGYKVKRLLIHRGRQLSLQRHRHRSESWTVVAGDGALLCGERWLEAEAGVMLTIPCGALHRARSDQSDLVMLEVQHGNDLREDDIERLQDDYGRVIS
- a CDS encoding DEAD/DEAH box helicase — protein: MNDQQLGETPCTVDLSASALTEQATAEQASPEVFTTTIDAQQPESGFDGFGFSEALLKTLADKGYSEPSPIQKAAFPELMLGRDLVGQAQTGTGKTAAFALPLLERLASGQKTPQALVLAPTRELAMQVADSFKAYSAGHPHLKVLAIYGGTDFRSQINTLRRGVDVVVGTPGRVMDHMRQGTLDTSGLRSLVLDEADEMLRMGFIDDVEWILEQLPQERQVVLFSATMPPEIRRLSKRYLKDPAEVTIRTKDQEGKRIRQRSITVPMPHKLEALQRVLDACGGEGVIIFARTKAITLTVAETLEAGGHQVAVLNGDVPQNQRERTVERLRSGSVDILVATDVAARGLDVDRIGLVINYDMPFDSEAYVHRIGRTGRAGRTGEAVLFVTPRERRFINNLERATGQPIEAMEVPGNSAINQGRLDRLHKRLSEAAHNERPYEEEAALLKELLQRIGTELELSPEQLAYAALSMAIGPDPLLRQKGDDEWIHNNQRRDRDRGGERRERRSDRPARAPEENMQRYRVEVGHRDRVKPGNLVGAIAGETGLQGRAIGRIQIFDNHSFVDLPKGMPEDVFNSLRRLRVMNRELQITQAL
- a CDS encoding RNA-binding protein, producing the protein MTIYIGNLSFQAEQEHLFDLFSEYGEVKNCSLPLDRETGRKRGFAFVEMVNDEDEQKAIDDLQEVEWMGRMIRVSKATPRERSGGPRGGGGGGYRG
- a CDS encoding ABC transporter ATP-binding protein, with protein sequence MTDRTIFTRSFPLVRLLRHLAPQRRLVITAVICSLLNKLFDLAPPALIGLAVDVVVRGQQSLLARFGIQSVSQQLWVLALLTFVIWAAESLFEYLYDVLWRNLAQTTQHRLRLEAYDHLQQLELAFFEQDSSGRLMAVLNDDINQMERFLDRGANQILQLITTVLVVGIGMAVVAPEVALFAYLPIPVILLGSLRFQRQLAPRYREVRARAGDLASRLANNLGGMLTIKSFTAEPLELQRLEAESLAYLESNGRAIRLSAAFIPLIRFAILFAFVAILLVGGFQALNGQLAVGTYSVLVFITQRLLWPLTALGRTLDEYQRSMASTQRVLDLIDTPVTIRSGQTPLDRRLVRGEIRFEQVDFAYPGRASLLQGFDLMVPSGATVGIVGSTGSGKSTVVKLLLRLYERQGGRILLDGRPIEQLQLRDLRGAIALVSQDVYLFHGKVAENIAYGVANPDPLAIEQAARLAEAAGFIEALPDRYDTLVGERGQRLSGGQRQRIALARAILKDAPVLVLDEATAAVDNDTEAAIQRSLDQITRNRTTVVIAHRLSTVRHADRIVVMEQGRIVEQGRHDELLAHGGVYANLWQVQAGERLIAS